In Benincasa hispida cultivar B227 chromosome 8, ASM972705v1, whole genome shotgun sequence, the sequence catgtagtaaagtcgtgttacgtgagctttccaacaaaactactaaaactttaacaagagttgttgaatggCCTGCTTCATCAGTAAGAGTTGTtaatgatagttcatctagtaggtcggttccatctcaagagtttagggaacctcaacgcagtgggagggttgcaaatcCACCCGTTCGCTATTTAGGAttcacagaaatccttgctatggtagcagatagTGATGTTGAGGATTCGTTATCTTATtagaaggcaatagaggataTAAACCAGGAtaaatgggtcaaagccatggatctcaagatgaAGTCAATGTATTTCAACTCAGTTTGGGATATTGTAGATCAGcctaatggggtaagacctataggttgtaaatggatctataagcgcaAACGAAAtgccgatgggaaggtgcaaaccttcaaagctcaacttgtggcaaagggttatacccaagtagagggagtcgactatgaggagactttctcgtctattgccatgttaaagtcgatcagcatccttctgtccatagccacttattataattatgagatctagcaaatggacgtcaagacggcctttctgaatggaaatcttgaggagaccatttacatggcagcccaagggattcattgcccaaggtcaagagcaaagatttgcaagctgaatcggtccatttatgggctgaaataagcgtcttgatcttggaacatttgGTTTGATATTTCGATCAAATCGTATgcctttgaccaaaacgttgatgaaccttgtgtctacaaaaagatcatcaacggttcagtagttttcttagtgttgtatatagaggatatcctactcattgggaatgatgtaggtctactgactgcagttaagaactggctagtgacctaattccaaatgaaagatttgggaaaggctcagtttgttctgggtgaTAAGAAAGTAATCGCACTAACGCATGAGTGTAACACGTTAGTAAACAACAGTCTACCAAGGAAGCAGAAGGACCCTGGGAGCTTCACAATTCCTTGCTCGATAGGACGATTGGATGTAGGTCATGTGTTGTGTGATTTGGGAGCAAGCATTAATCTCATGCCACTCtcaatttttaagaaactgGGAATTGGCGAAGCACAACCCACTTCTGTTACTCTTCAGCTTGCTGACAGAACAATTAAATACCCAGAAGGAAATATTGAAGACGTTCTGGTAAAGGTTGATAACTTCATATTCCTAGCAGACTTTATTATCTTGGACTGTGAAGCGGATAGGGAGGTACCAATTATTCTTAGACGTCCTTTCCTAGCTATTGGGAAAGTTTTAATTGACATGCATAAAGGCGAATTGACTATGCGCGTAGATAATCAAgaggtgaagtttaatgtgCTCAACGCATTAAAGTTCCCAGATAATGAAGATTGTCAACTAAACAGTATTGAGTTGCCTGAAGAGGAGACCCATGTATGTGAGGTCCTCGCGTTGGAGAACCTGAAAGAATCAAATCCGCTAAGTCTGAGTGAGCAGCGGACAAaaccaacgcatccatcactTGAGGAACCACCAGAACTCGAGTTAAAACAGTTACCTAGTCACCTGAAATACGCATTCCTTGGAACCAACAACACCTTACCTATGATCATTTCCGCAAATCTTACAGAGCCTAACGACAATCTCTCTTGCAGATGTTGAAAAAGCACAAGCATGCAATAGGTTGCACGCTTGCGGATATCCATGGCATTAGTCcatcttattgcatgcataagattaGGCTGAAAGAAGGGAAGTCGGGGTCAATCGAGCCTCAAAGAAGGCTGAACCCCATAATGAAAgaatggtcaagaaagaaattttaaaatggttgacGCAAGAGTTATTTATCCTATATCCAACAGTAGCTGGGTAAGCCCAGTCCAATGCATTCCCAAGAAAGGAGGAACAACTGTGATAGTCAACAGCAATAATGAGCTCATACCATCGAGGACTATCTCGAGCTGGCGCATCTGTATGGATTGCAGGAAGCTCAACGCAGCAACTAAGAAAGACCACTTCCCCCTTTctttcatcgatcaaatgcttgaCGGACTTGTGGGCAAagaattttatttctttcttgaTGGATACTCTGGTTATGACCAGATTTTGATTGATCTAGAAGATCAGGAGAAGACAACGTTTACCTGTCCCTTTGGAACGTTTGCATTCAGACGCATGCCCTTTGAGCTGTGTGATGCACCAAGGACatttcaaaggtgtatgatggctatCTTCTCTGACTTCTTAGAAAAGACCGTTGAAGtcttcatggatgatttctcagtctttggagactcattccaCTCATGCCTAGATAATTTGGAGGTCGTCCTCGCTCGATGCGAGGAAACAAACCCAGtactgaattgggaaaaatgtcactttatggtgaCTGAAGGAATTGTTTTAGGCCACAAAGTATCCAAGGCTGGGTTGGAAGTAGATGAAGCAAAGATAGATGTCATAGCAAAACTTCCACCACCAACAAAGTTAAAACTTTACGAAGTTTTCTAGGGCATGTTGGCTTCTATAGAAGGTTCACCAGAGGATTCTCTCAAATTGTGCGACCTCTGAGTGCATTACTAGAGGCGAACCGACCCTATGATTTTAATGAAGACTGCACTGACGTGTTTGAGACCTTGAAGTAAGCATTGACGATAGCTCCGGTACTAATAGCACCAGACTGGACGTAGTGTTTTATTCTCATGTGCGAGCGAGTGATGTGGCAGTAGGAACAATGTTAGGACAGAAGAATGGTAATTTGATATATCCCATCTCTTACGCGTCCAAAACACTAAATGACTCTCAGGAACactataccaccactgaaaaagaaatgttggctGTAGTGTTTGGCATTGAAAAGTTTCGATCTTACTTAGTTGGTGCGTCAGCCACCATATATACCGATCACTCAACCATAAAGTTCCTGATGAGCAAAAAGGACACGAAGCCAATATTGATAAGATGGGTGCTGTTGCTACAGGAATTTTATATAGATATTCAGGACAGAAAGAGAACGGAGAATCAAGTGGCTGACCACCTATCCAGGCTAGAAAATCAAGAAATGCAAGATCAAG encodes:
- the LOC120084193 gene encoding uncharacterized protein LOC120084193, with the protein product MDLKMKSMYFNSVWDIVDQPNGVRPIGCKWIYKRKRNADGKAQFVLGDKKVIALTHECNTLVNNSLPRKQKDPGSFTIPCSIGRLDVGHVLCDLGASINLMPLSIFKKLGIGEAQPTSVTLQLADRTIKYPEGNIEDVLVKVDNFIFLADFIILDCEADREVPIILRRPFLAIGKVLIDMHKGELTMRVDNQEVKFNVLNALKFPDNEDCQLNSIELPEEETHVCEVLALENLKESNPLSLSEQRTKPTHPSLEEPPELELKQLPSHLKYAFLGTNNTLPMIISANLTEPNDNLSCRC